ACCTCGTTGAAAGACAACGATATTACAGAAATCTGCTAAAGCTTTGGGGAAACAAAAATCCTTATCGGCGAGGTGTGACCAAATTTTTGCAGAACTAGGGTTGAAAAAAACGAAAATACAACACTTGCCCTTTTTCACAGCATCTTGATAAGCGGAGGAATACGAATAATATACTCTTTCTCCATTAGAAAGTTGTACATATTGCGGAGGGGAAAACTTGTTGGGAATAGCATTTTCTTGATCCTTTAAAGGCAACTCCCGCCCCCACATAGATAAAGAAGAGGTGAGCAAAAAAAGAACAAAACAACAAAAACGCATAAACATTATCCCTATGTATCAAGGTTGATGAAAGCAAAACAGGCTGCGATTTTCCATCAACAGCCGGCTAAATTCTCGAAAAAGGATAAAACAACAGAGATATAAAATCACCATTTGTAAAAAACTTTATTACAAAATGTGAACAAAAACTCTAGATAACCCCGTTTTTGGCTATTAAAGTTTCTAACTCGATTGCCTGCTGATTTTGCCACTCTTGAAGTAAAACAGAAGCACCGTAACCCAAACCAGCAACCTTAGCGAATTCACCTGCACGTACAACTAAAGAGCTACGACGTGCAGCCGCTAACCCCATAGCTTCCGAAACAATGAATCCTCGAGTGTGATTGGATTCCGCGATCGCCCCCCCACAACATAAAGCCCAGGAGAGAATTGGCAAAAGAAACTTAAAAGTTTTCATAAAAATCAACAAATTAACAAGTTAACAACGCAACATTTTATATTAAACTTATTAATTTTTCAATCTTTACAAAATGTTTATAATTAATTAGGCCAAAACTATAAATAGAGAAACTAACATGCCTGTGGCTCTAACAGAGTAATGACGACTCTATCTTTACGTAGACGAACGTAATCCTCTAGAATGGACAGCTTTTCTTCGTGAGCACTTTTCGATTGCCTTGATAAGGGGTGGCATTGCTCTTTCCATTGGCGATCTGCGAGCTTTTGTAAAGATTGTACAAACACTGTTTCGAGGCAATCGGTATTCATACGACGTTTGATGAGTAATTCTATAATGACCCGATCTTCTAATAAGGAGAGAGCTTCGTCAAAAGGAAGATTGCTTTGGTGTTTTTCGTAATAGGCAATGAGATGAGAAAATAGTTTCCTACATTCCGGATGTTTGAAATCCATAGCTGTGAAGTAATGTTTCGCTGTATGTGGGATACAAGTTTGGTGGGTTTTACAAAATAACATACAGCGCAAAACATCTGTTTCAATAATCACATCCGAATGAATTTTCGGTAATTTCTCTTTATTCACTAAAGAAGATTTCGCGGGTGTCATCCCCGATTCTAGTTTCGCTAGAGAAAATACCATACTTTCGGGAATCATCATTAAAGAAGCTAATTGCTTGAGATGTTCATAAACAACAATGGGGTTCCCCCATTTTTTAATTTGTGTGATCGTCTCCTCAATGACTAGAGCCTTTTCTCTTGGAGAGAAATTCGGATACACGCGCATTTTTTGACTGATAAGAAAAGTCAGATAATCTTCACTTTGATCTAATAATTCTCCAAGAGGCCGGGCTCCCTTATGCATCAAAAAAGAATCCGGGTCTTCTCCTTGAGGTAGACGGCATACCATAGCAGCAATGCCCGCCATCTGACACATATCGCCAACGCGTACGGCTGCTTTGATGCCAGCATCATCACCATCAAAAAGTAAATATGCTTTAAGCACTCCTAGTTTACTTAACTCTTTTACGTGATCTTCAGTAAATGAAGTGCCCTGGGCAGCCAAAGTACAATTAAATCCCGAGTCTATCATTTGCAAGCAATCCACTTGCCCTTCAACTAAAATCACGCGTTTTTCTTTTGCGATTCTTCTTCGTGATAGATGGAGTCCGAAAAGAGCTCGGGATTTCTTAAAGATTATTGTCTCAGGAGTATTAACATACTTACTCCCCCGTGTGTTTTCCAAAAATTTTCTTGATGAAAAACCAATAGTATGCCCTAGAGAATCGTGTATAGGAAAGATGATTCTACGAGAAAATAAAAACCATTTATTCCCTATAAAACCTGCATCTTCCAGTTGTTTTTCTGAAATATTTTTTTCTCGCATGGCGTGAACAAATAGAGTTTGTTCAGGCGCATAGCCTAAATGAAAACACCCTACTGTATCAGGAGAAAATCCTCGACGATATAAATATTGTAAAGCCTCCCTACCCTCAGCAAGCTGATACAAACAAAAACGAAATAGTTTTTCTGCCTCAGCGTTAATCTGTCGCAATTCGTCCTTAGCCCCTGTAGCAAACGGTGATTGGACATCTTTCATCTTAATCACAAGGTCAACATGGAACTTCTTTGATAAGGTGAGAACAGCTTCACTAAATGAATACCCAAGATGATTCATTAAAAAGCTAATGGCATCGCCATGAGCTCCGCAGCCAAAACAGTGATAATATGCACCTGTGGGATTAACAATAAACGAGGGGGTTTTCTCAACATGAAAAGGACAACACGCTTTATAGGTACCCCCACTTCTTTTTAAATGGAGGTGTTCCGAAAGCACTTCGATAATATCAATGCTGTGTCTAAGATTATCTAAACTTTCTTCCGTGTACATAGAGTATCGTCTTCGTTGTTCCTTGGTTATGCCATAATCGCCGCTTTAAAAGAAAGGCGGCTCGTCCTATGAATCAGCTATCAACAAAGCTCTAAGAGAAACCTATCTTGATCCCGAAGAATAAATATAGTAACCTAGCAGGCTAACGCATAGGAAAATTCGGCAAAATCTCTATGGTCTTTTACAGGAGTTTGCTAATCTAACCAGCAGTTATGAATTTATGGAATAGCAACATTGCTAGGCGTTCTCTTCCACTAGACTAGGTTAATCTCTAGGTAATACTTTTCCCCAAAGAAGAACTATGACATCAAAAAAAACTACACCTATGATGAAGCAATGGCATCAATGTAAAGAGAAAGCAGGAGAGTCGCTCCTTCTCTTTCGTATGGGGGATTTTTATGAGGCTTTCTATGATGATGCTATTGTACTCTCTCAAAATCTAGATATTACTCTCACACAAAGACAAGGAATTCCTATGAGTGGCATTCCTGTATCTACAATTAATGGCTATATAGATCGCTTGGTGAGTAAAGGGTTTAAAGTTGCTGTTGCTGAGCAACTGGATGAGGCGCAGGATAACAAAGGAAAGTCTGAACCTTTATCGAGAGAGTTGCAAAGATTTATTACTCCAGGGACACTGCTCTCATCTTCATTACTTCCTGAAAAGGCCAACAACTACATCGTATCTATCAACCGTGTTGGAGCACTTTTTGGATTGGCATGTTTAGATTTCTCTACAGGATCCTTTCTGCTACAAGAATATGATAACATGAAAGATCTTGTAGACGAAATTTGCCGTTTAGCACCCACGGAAATCTTAAGTTGCGACAAGTTCTATAAAAAACATGCTGATATCATCGAACAAATTCAACAACATTTAAAACTTACTTTATCTACTTATGCGGACTGGGCGTTTGAGCATCAGTTTGCCACTCAAAAGTTATCTTTGCATTTCCATGTGTCATCTTTAGATGGATTTGGTCTTAAAGGTCTCGTCCCAGCCATCAATTCTGCTGGTGCCTTACTTTCTTATCTCCAAGATAAGCTCCTCTTACCCGTGGAGCATATTTCCATACCTAAAACACAAGGGAACCAAAAACACCTACTTATAGATACTGCATCTCAGGTAAACCTTGAGCTATTGACTCCCATTCACGATCCTCAAGGGAAAAGTTCTCTGCTGCATGTTATGGAACGTACCAGCACTCCTATGGGAGGTAGGTTATTACGCAATACATTAGTGAATCCTTTTTATGATCAAAAAGAAATCCTACTACGTCAAGATGCTGTAGAATTTCTTTTAGATCGTTCAGAATTAAGGAAAAACCTTAAATCTTTGCTTTCTCAAGTCCGTGACCTTGAACGTTTAACTACGAAAATTACTA
Above is a genomic segment from Chlamydia abortus containing:
- the dnaG gene encoding DNA primase translates to MYTEESLDNLRHSIDIIEVLSEHLHLKRSGGTYKACCPFHVEKTPSFIVNPTGAYYHCFGCGAHGDAISFLMNHLGYSFSEAVLTLSKKFHVDLVIKMKDVQSPFATGAKDELRQINAEAEKLFRFCLYQLAEGREALQYLYRRGFSPDTVGCFHLGYAPEQTLFVHAMREKNISEKQLEDAGFIGNKWFLFSRRIIFPIHDSLGHTIGFSSRKFLENTRGSKYVNTPETIIFKKSRALFGLHLSRRRIAKEKRVILVEGQVDCLQMIDSGFNCTLAAQGTSFTEDHVKELSKLGVLKAYLLFDGDDAGIKAAVRVGDMCQMAGIAAMVCRLPQGEDPDSFLMHKGARPLGELLDQSEDYLTFLISQKMRVYPNFSPREKALVIEETITQIKKWGNPIVVYEHLKQLASLMMIPESMVFSLAKLESGMTPAKSSLVNKEKLPKIHSDVIIETDVLRCMLFCKTHQTCIPHTAKHYFTAMDFKHPECRKLFSHLIAYYEKHQSNLPFDEALSLLEDRVIIELLIKRRMNTDCLETVFVQSLQKLADRQWKEQCHPLSRQSKSAHEEKLSILEDYVRLRKDRVVITLLEPQAC